TGCGGGACGGCGTCGAAGTGCGGCAGGGAGGGTGGACGTTCGCCATCGCGCGCGAGGACAACGAGGTCCGGGCACTGCGCGCGCTGCATCCGGACGGCTGGTTCGATCTGTACGGCTTCACAATGGAGAAGCGTTTCCCCGTCGACTATGCCGTGATGAGCCATTACACGTCGACTCATCCACGCTCGCCCTTCATCTCGCGGGCGGTGGTGCAGCGGACGGGAGAGGGCGTACGCCACAGTCTGGTGGGCGCGCGGCTGTCGGTCGCGAGCCCCGACGGTCCTGGATCGGAACGGCAGATTCCGGCGGGGGAGTTTGCCCCGGACCCTGGCCGATGTGTTCGGGATCGAACTGGATGCGGAGGAGTCGGCCGAGCTGGTACGGGTGCACTCCGCCCGAGAGTGACCGGGGCCACCTTCCGCGCCGTACGATGGCGCGGTGCTGGTCAAGTGGATTCGCTGCACCGTGATGGACCGTCGAGGGTTCGAGCGGGGGCAGCGGAAGTGGGCGGGGCTGCTGGGTGAGCCGGGATTCCGGGGGCAGGGCGGTGGGTGGAGCAGGGGGCGGCCGCATGTCGCCCATGTATTCGCGTTCTGGGAGAGCAGGGCGTTCTACGACTCGTTCATGGCGCGCTCCCACGACCGGCTGGCAGCCGGTCAGTCTGGGACGTACAGGGATATACAGGTCAAACTCTTCGATTACCGTTTCGATGTGAAGACGGGCTTCGAGCCGCGGTTCACGGACGCCGACGTGGTGCGGGTCGCGCACTGCCGGGTGCACGAGGACCGGGTCGACCACTACGCCCTGATGCAGGAGAAAGTGTGGAACCCGGCGATGGCCGGGTCGCCCGGGATGGTGCGCGGGGTGTTCGGCGAGGCGCCGGGGAGCGAGTTCCTGGTGATGTCGATGTGGCGGTCGGAGGCGGAGCACGGGAAGTACCGGAGGGAGCGGGTGGAGCGGCTGCTGCTGCGCGCGCAGACCGAGGCGGATGTCGCGGCGCTTGCCGGTGATGTGGTGCAGCTCGAACCGTCCTGGACGGTCTGAGTCCGGCTGTCGGCAGGTCCGTGGAG
This portion of the Streptomyces sp. NBC_01750 genome encodes:
- a CDS encoding arylamine N-acetyltransferase family protein, whose protein sequence is MERWRAGPRRVSAAHRLYGVPGGRRARPRDAAYVGFGGEGLLEPIPMRDGVEVRQGGWTFAIAREDNEVRALRALHPDGWFDLYGFTMEKRFPVDYAVMSHYTSTHPRSPFISRAVVQRTGEGVRHSLVGARLSVASPDGPGSERQIPAGEFAPDPGRCVRDRTGCGGVGRAGTGALRPRVTGATFRAVRWRGAGQVDSLHRDGPSRVRAGAAEVGGAAG
- a CDS encoding YdbC family protein, which codes for MLVKWIRCTVMDRRGFERGQRKWAGLLGEPGFRGQGGGWSRGRPHVAHVFAFWESRAFYDSFMARSHDRLAAGQSGTYRDIQVKLFDYRFDVKTGFEPRFTDADVVRVAHCRVHEDRVDHYALMQEKVWNPAMAGSPGMVRGVFGEAPGSEFLVMSMWRSEAEHGKYRRERVERLLLRAQTEADVAALAGDVVQLEPSWTV